The Calliphora vicina chromosome 3, idCalVici1.1, whole genome shotgun sequence genome contains a region encoding:
- the Hsp27 gene encoding heat shock protein 27 → MSLVPLLSELDAFSDVEQLLEDTFGVGIHPVDIFRPYQRSVVLRQPRRRYNPYIVAKYQRPGRGKLDELQKSELQVPQVGKDGFQVCMDVAQFTPNELTVKTVDRTVVVEGKHEEREDEHGFIQRHFIRKYTLPKGYDPKDVVSTISSDGVLTVKAPPPPSKTKNNNERIVQIQQTGPAHLSVKQPDEAKNKENAEAEKMETK, encoded by the coding sequence ATGTCTTTGGTACCTTTGCTAAGTGAATTGGACGCCTTCAGTGATGTGGAACAATTATTGGAGGACACTTTTGGCGTGGGCATACATCCAGTAGACATCTTCCGTCCCTATCAACGTTCAGTAGTATTGCGACAACCACGACGTCGCTACAATCCATACATCGTCGCCAAATATCAACGTCCTGGCCGTGGTAAATTAGATGAATTACAAAAATCTGAACTACAAGTTCCACAAGTTGGCAAAGATGGTTTTCAAGTGTGCATGGATGTTGCACAATTTACGCCCAATGAATTGACTGTCAAAACTGTGGATCGCACTGTTGTCGTTGAGGGCAAACACGAGGAGCGTGAGGATGAACATGGTTTCATTCAAAGACACTTCATACGCAAATATACTTTGCCCAAAGGCTATGATCCAAAAGATGTAGTATCCACCATATCATCGGATGGCGTTTTAACCGTTAAGGCTCCTCCACCACCCAGCAagactaaaaataataatgaacgTATTGTCCAAATACAGCAGACAGGTCCGGCTCATTTAAGTGTTAAACAGCCGGACGAGGCCAAAAATAAGGAGAACGCTGAAGCTGAGAAGATGGAAACGAAATAG